Proteins from a single region of Procambarus clarkii isolate CNS0578487 chromosome 62, FALCON_Pclarkii_2.0, whole genome shotgun sequence:
- the LOC138354388 gene encoding putative uncharacterized protein DDB_G0274435 has product MKEQRVKTSKTSVACKDQHQEDEEEQEEKGRRGKGGGGGGDLREHEVGEEQAGLEQQRQQQHQQQQQRQQQQHQQRQLQQHQQRQQQQHQQRQLQQQHQQPTTVMSRREIIKNMKALKDV; this is encoded by the exons ATGAAGGAGCAGCGGGTGAAGACATCAAAGACAAGCGTCGCTTGCAAGG ACCAGCaccaggaggacgaggaggaacaaGAGGAGAAGGGGCGAcgagggaaaggaggaggaggagggggagatctAAGAGAGCATGAGGTGGGGGAAGAGCAAGCAGGACTAgaacagcagcggcagcagcagcaccagcagcagcagcagcggcagcagcagcagcaccagcagcggcagctgcagcagcaccagcagcggcagcagcagcagcaccagcagcggcagctgcagcagcagcaccagcagccgaCGACGGTAATGTCAAGAAGGGAGATAATCAAGAATATGAAGGCATTGAAGGATGTCTAA